One genomic window of Candidatus Methylomirabilota bacterium includes the following:
- a CDS encoding SDR family oxidoreductase codes for MRLAGQVAVVTGAGRGIGRAVATAFAREGAFVVLAARSTRELASIQREIEAAGGRALVVPTDVRQEPAVAALVTRALAEGGRLDCLVTAAGLAAFGPVADAKTEDWDQLIAVNLRGAFLCCRAVLPAMTAQGRGTIINIGSVVTSRTLPGSGAYTAAKYGLLGFSRVLAEEMRPHGVRVGVLSAGATDTALWDAVPQPPDRALMLKPALIAEAALLMAALPPEATLEELTLLPQGGVL; via the coding sequence GTGAGGCTGGCGGGCCAGGTCGCCGTCGTCACCGGGGCGGGGCGGGGCATCGGCCGGGCCGTCGCCACCGCATTCGCGCGCGAAGGCGCCTTCGTGGTCCTGGCCGCGCGGTCGACGCGCGAGCTCGCGTCCATTCAGCGTGAGATCGAGGCAGCAGGTGGGCGGGCCCTGGTGGTCCCGACGGACGTCAGGCAAGAACCCGCGGTGGCGGCGCTCGTGACCCGCGCCCTCGCCGAGGGCGGGCGCCTCGACTGCCTCGTGACGGCGGCAGGGCTCGCGGCCTTCGGGCCGGTGGCCGATGCCAAGACCGAGGACTGGGACCAGCTGATCGCGGTCAACCTGCGCGGCGCCTTTCTCTGCTGCCGCGCCGTGCTGCCCGCCATGACGGCGCAGGGGCGGGGCACCATCATTAACATCGGCTCCGTCGTTACCAGTCGGACTCTTCCGGGCAGCGGCGCCTACACGGCCGCCAAGTACGGCCTCCTGGGCTTCTCGCGGGTGCTGGCCGAGGAGATGCGGCCTCACGGGGTGCGCGTGGGCGTGCTGTCGGCAGGGGCGACGGACACGGCGCTCTGGGATGCCGTGCCCCAGCCGCCTGACCGGGCGCTCATGCTGAAACCTGCGCTGATCGCCGAGGCGGCCCTTCTCATGGCGGCCCTGCCGCCGGAGGCGACCCTCGAGGAGCTGACCCTCCTGCCCCAGGGAGGGGTCCTCTGA
- a CDS encoding iron-sulfur cluster assembly accessory protein: MISLTETAAKKISDLKLEEGKPEWGLRIRVVGGGCSGMSYELGWDDAVGADDDVTESHGVKVLVDSKSVPYLQGSEVDYVDNNMLGAGFAIKNPNVKSSCGCGSSHQF, translated from the coding sequence ATGATCTCGCTGACCGAAACGGCTGCGAAGAAGATCTCGGACCTGAAGCTCGAAGAGGGTAAGCCGGAGTGGGGCCTCAGGATCCGCGTGGTCGGCGGCGGCTGCTCCGGCATGTCCTACGAGCTCGGCTGGGACGACGCGGTAGGCGCCGACGACGACGTCACGGAGTCGCACGGCGTCAAGGTTCTCGTGGACAGCAAGAGCGTGCCGTACCTCCAGGGCAGCGAGGTCGACTACGTGGACAACAACATGCTGGGGGCCGGCTTCGCCATCAAGAACCCCAACGTGAAGTCGTCCTGCGGCTGCGGATCGTCTCACCAGTTCTAA
- a CDS encoding molybdenum cofactor biosynthesis protein MoaE: MKVAVRFFARYREAAGRDHVELDLPEGGTVESAWEAVASRFPVLQPYRPFTLFALGTDYVPPTHPLRAGDELCFFPPVSGGASEDLVEVTAEPLSEERIMAAVGDPFAGGLVLFSGVVREETGGRRVKYLEYEAHAPMAAAKMREIASAVRARWPGVRALALVHRIGRLEIGESSVMIAVSSPHRGEAFDACRFAIDTLKETVPVWKKEYFEDGEVWVGLQGECDHRH; the protein is encoded by the coding sequence ATGAAGGTCGCCGTCCGGTTCTTCGCCCGCTATCGCGAGGCGGCCGGCCGCGACCACGTCGAGTTGGACCTTCCCGAGGGCGGTACGGTCGAGTCGGCATGGGAGGCGGTGGCGAGCCGCTTCCCGGTCCTTCAGCCGTACCGCCCTTTCACGTTGTTCGCCCTCGGCACCGACTACGTTCCGCCGACCCATCCCCTGCGCGCGGGCGACGAGCTCTGCTTCTTCCCGCCCGTGAGCGGCGGCGCGAGCGAAGACCTGGTCGAGGTCACCGCCGAGCCGCTCTCCGAGGAGCGGATCATGGCCGCCGTCGGCGATCCCTTCGCTGGCGGCCTCGTGCTCTTCTCGGGCGTCGTGCGCGAGGAGACGGGCGGGCGGCGCGTGAAGTACCTCGAGTACGAGGCGCACGCGCCCATGGCCGCGGCCAAGATGCGGGAGATCGCGTCGGCCGTCCGCGCGCGCTGGCCAGGCGTGCGCGCCCTGGCGCTCGTGCACAGGATCGGGAGGCTCGAGATCGGCGAGTCGAGCGTCATGATCGCGGTCTCCTCGCCGCACCGGGGCGAGGCCTTTGACGCCTGCCGCTTCGCCATCGACACGCTCAAGGAGACGGTGCCCGTCTGGAAGAAGGAGTACTTCGAGGACGGAGAAGTCTGGGTCGGTCTCCAAGGCGAATGTGACCACAGGCACTGA
- the tilS gene encoding tRNA lysidine(34) synthetase TilS, with the protein MTTGTELRALALDSIRRSGMLRGGEAVLVAVSGGADSVALLDVLGALAPELRLTLHVVHVHHGLRPAADADAGFAGGLCARLGIPFHLERVAIRREPPWEGLEAEARRARYGAFREVARRVGAQRVATAHTADDQAETVLMRLLEGAGPRGLAGIAPVRGIFIRPLLGARRADIETHLRARGLAWVEDASNSDPRFLRNRIRHDVLPFLAEGVEPGIVQHLARSAALVRAMVDDLERVAARELPRLGRRGAAGWVLSVADLAGLPGEAAAEMVRQAARDLGHSGALRGHAQKALRGLLVPGARRGALRSGGVTVERSGRWLRVGQGRLPALAAHEFPVPGELPLPEVGLVLDARCFERAPGYAAPREAARAAFDADLLPGRLHVRGRRRGDRFAPFGGPAERRLKSFLIDAGVPRWERDRVPLVEAGGDIIWVAGLRRGQAAPVGPGTRRILEVTLRSPLARQEAGE; encoded by the coding sequence GTGACCACAGGCACTGAGCTCCGCGCGCTCGCCCTCGACTCCATTCGCCGCTCCGGGATGCTCCGGGGCGGCGAAGCTGTCTTGGTCGCCGTGTCGGGCGGCGCCGACTCCGTCGCTCTCCTCGACGTGCTCGGCGCCCTCGCGCCAGAGCTCCGCCTCACGCTCCACGTCGTCCACGTCCACCACGGTCTCCGGCCCGCGGCCGACGCCGACGCCGGGTTCGCAGGCGGCCTCTGCGCCCGGCTCGGCATCCCGTTCCACCTCGAGCGCGTCGCGATAAGGCGGGAGCCGCCCTGGGAAGGCCTCGAGGCGGAGGCGCGCCGCGCCCGCTACGGCGCCTTCCGCGAAGTTGCACGCCGCGTGGGCGCGCAGCGCGTCGCGACGGCCCACACGGCCGACGACCAGGCCGAGACGGTCCTCATGCGTCTCCTCGAGGGCGCCGGCCCGCGAGGGCTCGCGGGGATCGCCCCCGTGCGCGGGATCTTCATTCGGCCGCTCCTCGGCGCGCGCCGGGCAGACATCGAGACGCACCTGCGCGCGCGAGGGCTCGCATGGGTCGAGGACGCGAGCAACAGCGACCCGCGCTTCCTGCGCAACCGCATCCGCCACGATGTGCTGCCCTTCCTGGCCGAGGGTGTCGAGCCCGGGATCGTTCAGCACCTGGCGCGCTCGGCCGCTCTCGTGCGCGCCATGGTCGACGACCTCGAGCGCGTCGCCGCGCGGGAGCTGCCGCGGCTCGGGCGGCGGGGCGCGGCAGGTTGGGTGTTGAGCGTCGCCGACCTGGCGGGGCTGCCAGGCGAGGCGGCGGCCGAGATGGTGCGGCAGGCCGCGCGCGATCTCGGGCACTCGGGCGCCCTGCGCGGCCACGCTCAGAAGGCCCTTCGCGGGCTGCTCGTGCCCGGGGCGCGGCGGGGCGCCCTGCGCTCGGGAGGCGTGACCGTCGAGCGGAGCGGCCGGTGGCTGCGCGTGGGGCAGGGGAGACTCCCGGCGCTTGCGGCCCACGAGTTTCCGGTGCCGGGTGAGCTCCCGCTTCCCGAGGTCGGCCTGGTGCTGGACGCCCGCTGCTTCGAGCGGGCCCCAGGCTATGCCGCCCCGCGCGAAGCCGCGCGCGCGGCCTTCGACGCCGATCTCCTCCCGGGCCGGCTCCACGTGCGCGGCAGGCGGCGCGGGGACCGCTTTGCGCCGTTCGGCGGCCCTGCCGAGCGGCGGCTCAAGTCCTTCCTGATCGACGCGGGCGTGCCCCGCTGGGAGCGCGACCGGGTGCCCCTCGTCGAGGCGGGAGGCGACATCATCTGGGTCGCTGGGCTCCGGCGCGGGCAGGCCGCCCCGGTCGGGCCGGGGACGCGGCGTATCCTCGAGGTGACGCTTCGATCTCCTCTGGCGAGGCAAGAGGCGGGAGAGTAA